Proteins encoded by one window of Puntigrus tetrazona isolate hp1 chromosome 17, ASM1883169v1, whole genome shotgun sequence:
- the brms1la gene encoding breast cancer metastasis-suppressor 1-like protein-A — protein MPVHSREKKESNHEEMEVDFAEQEGSSSEDEDTESSSVSEDGESSEMDDEDCERRRMECLDEMTNLEKQFTDLKDQLYKERLSQVDAKLQEVMSGKAPEYLEPLANLQENMQIRTKVAGIYRELCLESVKNKYDCETQAAFQHWESEKLLLFDTVQSELEEKIRRLEEDRHSIDITSELWNDELQSRKNKKKDPFSPDKKKKPVVVSGPYIVYMLQDLDILEDWTAIRKAMATLGPHRVKTDVSSKSDKHQHNARSEDGRLFYDGEWYSRGQAICIDKKDEYPTSAIITTINHDEVWFKRVDGSKSKLYISQLQKGKYAIKHA, from the exons ATGCCAGTGCATTCGAGAGAAAAGAAGGAGAGCAACCATGAAGAGATGGAGGTGGATTTCGCAGAGCAAGAGGGGAGCAGCTCAGAAGATGAAGATACAGAGAGCTCTTCTGTCTCTGAAGATGGGGAAAGTTCAG AAATGGATGATGAGGACTGTGAAAGAAGAAGGATGGAATGCCTTGACGAAATGACAAATCTAGAAAAACAGTTCACTGACCTGAAAGACCA GTTATATAAAGAGAGACTGAGCCAAGTTGATGCCAAACTTCAGGAGGTGATGTCAGGAAAGGCACCAGAGTACCTGGAGCCCCTCGCAAATCTTCAGGAGAACATGCAGATTAGAACTAAAGTTGCAG GTATCTACAGAGAATTGTGCTTGGAGTCAGTGAAGAATAAATACGACTGTGAAACCCAAGCAGCGTTCCAGCACTGGGAG AGTgaaaaactgttattatttGATACGGTGCAAAGTGAACTAGAGGAGAAGATCAGACGTTTGGAGGAAGACCGTCACAGTATAGATATTACCTCAG AGCTCTGGAACGATGAGTTACAGTcaagaaaaaataagaagaaagaTCCCTTCAGtccagacaaaaagaaaaagcctgTCGTTGTGTCGG GACCATATATAGTTTACATGCTGCAAGACCTGGATATACTGGAAGACTGGACTGCTATTAGAAAG GCCATGGCAACATTAGGACCTCACAGAGTAAAGACTGATG TCTCTTCAAAGAGTGACAAACACCAGCACAATGCCCGCTCGGAGGATGGACGATTGTTTTACGACGGGGAATGGTACAGCCGTGGACAAGCCATATGCATCGACAAGAAAGACGAGTATCCTACGAG CGCTATAATAACTACAATCAATCACGATGAAGTCTGGTTCAAACGAGTCGATGGGAGCAAATCAAAACTCTACATCTCACAGCTACAGAAAGGCAAATACGCCATAAAACATGCCTGA